The Planococcus versutus genome contains a region encoding:
- a CDS encoding YceG family protein encodes MVQLNPIPARTWDPEKIGEWLKKPIVDHSETQIEENRITYPQLLGQITGMTLDADEYFASIYDVMEAAEGRLIRLSDKMNKHIEQDRLRTLQDLFEMNKKEKGLSPNRMTAFLDGKGLLPKFKDAELNRRLRLVLIDILKAFQAQSSGDTTHSSFRRVTTDLVKWMFNHIEPEIEKLDLEKGLPGFLWYGDATESETWFLKLATAFGFHVIVYDPKGQKWFEQAIGSEGLHTHSFQVNADSLLPFPEEKPKRVGTVAYRATQEVDRLLHHDDSGLYKPFQFKSYLTQSVRLKTTIDEAFMLAKERAMVRPSFSVASGQVNIPVVFAKVMGIEKDRKRFWDNIHNLTEREDTKLVRSFPFIEERKGNQQFHYRAALGKDGKLDPEKMKTANWWKYNKLPEGVQTAIAAAVARHVEKPILLPVNGESLEDLQLYAFSQSMLLPESVIQLIQLFDYPQFVPTMLFYNEEKDGELSRADANAIALIHIFGLDVIIVNPQGHQDVERWVDPEFFDTHWLDERSFNEPYREPSVVKKLFKKWL; translated from the coding sequence ATGGTTCAATTGAATCCAATCCCCGCTAGAACCTGGGATCCGGAAAAAATCGGGGAATGGCTAAAAAAACCGATTGTGGATCACAGCGAAACACAAATTGAAGAAAACCGCATTACCTATCCGCAATTGCTTGGACAAATTACCGGCATGACACTTGATGCAGATGAATATTTTGCTTCTATCTACGATGTTATGGAAGCGGCGGAAGGACGGTTAATCCGTCTTTCCGATAAAATGAACAAGCATATTGAACAAGATCGTTTGCGAACGCTTCAAGATTTGTTTGAAATGAATAAAAAGGAAAAAGGGTTGTCGCCAAATCGCATGACCGCTTTTTTAGATGGCAAAGGGCTGTTACCGAAATTCAAGGATGCTGAATTAAATCGACGATTGCGATTGGTATTAATTGATATATTGAAAGCGTTTCAAGCGCAATCAAGTGGAGATACGACACATTCCTCATTCCGCCGGGTGACCACAGATTTAGTCAAGTGGATGTTTAATCATATCGAACCTGAAATTGAAAAATTAGATCTAGAAAAAGGATTGCCAGGCTTTTTGTGGTATGGCGATGCTACGGAAAGCGAAACCTGGTTTTTGAAATTAGCAACAGCTTTTGGTTTTCATGTTATTGTATATGATCCGAAAGGACAAAAATGGTTTGAACAAGCCATTGGTAGTGAAGGATTGCATACCCATAGCTTCCAAGTAAATGCCGATTCCCTGTTGCCATTTCCTGAAGAAAAACCAAAACGTGTAGGAACTGTCGCTTACCGAGCTACACAAGAAGTAGATCGCTTACTCCATCATGATGATTCTGGACTTTATAAGCCCTTCCAATTCAAGTCATATTTGACGCAATCGGTTCGTTTAAAGACCACAATAGATGAAGCATTCATGCTTGCTAAAGAACGCGCAATGGTGCGACCTTCTTTTTCAGTAGCGAGTGGGCAAGTCAACATTCCTGTGGTTTTTGCAAAAGTGATGGGGATTGAAAAAGACCGCAAGCGTTTTTGGGATAACATTCACAATTTAACCGAACGCGAAGACACAAAGTTAGTTCGCAGCTTTCCTTTTATAGAAGAACGCAAAGGCAATCAGCAATTTCATTACCGCGCTGCGCTTGGAAAAGATGGAAAGCTAGATCCTGAAAAAATGAAAACAGCAAATTGGTGGAAGTACAATAAGTTACCTGAAGGCGTTCAGACGGCAATTGCCGCAGCAGTCGCAAGACATGTTGAAAAGCCGATTTTGTTGCCTGTTAATGGGGAGTCTTTAGAAGACTTGCAGCTGTATGCTTTTTCTCAGTCTATGCTGCTTCCGGAATCGGTCATTCAACTGATTCAATTATTCGATTATCCGCAATTTGTACCAACAATGCTTTTTTATAACGAAGAAAAAGATGGTGAACTCAGTCGTGCCGACGCTAATGCGATTGCTTTAATTCATATATTTGGACTCGATGTGATTATTGTCAATCCGCAAGGACACCAAGACGTGGAGCGCTGGGTCGATCCCGAATTTTTTGATACACACTGGCTTGATGAACGAAGCTTTAACGAGCCATACCGTGAGCCTTCTGTCGTGAAAAAGTTATTTAAAAAATGGCTATAG
- a CDS encoding MmgE/PrpD family protein produces MELSRYLARYSLNLQYEDLPEEVVSFTKLCILDYFGSAIAGSDKKPVQIISNLVKDMGGFEQAKLFTGGKSSVLNAALVNGSASHMMELDDIHKGSIIHAATVVIPAALAIAEWRQLSGKELITAVVVGYEVCFRIGEAVSPSHYYYWHNTATCGTFGAAAATGKLLGLTEDQAVDALGNAGSQAAGLWEFIVDGAMTKQLHTAKASMNGTMAALLAQKSFTGPKKILEGNRGFFNAMSEEHDVSRITENLGQEFKILENSFKVHASCRHTHHAIDLLIDIFKEHQPVLEEIESVEVNSYQVALTITDDADPQTEYAAKFSLQFCSALALLKGRASLEDFGEEELWDKDIRALMEKVNVHVDPAIDESYPRKWGATVTVLLKNGEKIYKQTDFPKGDPENAVTTKELLEKFIGMATIMPLQQRQALAESLMNLESIENISDLMKTL; encoded by the coding sequence ATGGAATTGAGCAGGTATTTAGCAAGGTATAGCTTAAATCTTCAATACGAGGATTTGCCTGAAGAAGTCGTGTCATTTACAAAGTTATGTATTCTCGATTATTTTGGATCAGCAATAGCTGGGTCAGATAAAAAACCTGTTCAAATAATTAGCAACTTAGTAAAAGACATGGGTGGCTTTGAACAAGCAAAACTGTTTACAGGAGGAAAATCCAGTGTATTAAATGCAGCTTTAGTAAATGGATCAGCAAGTCACATGATGGAGCTAGATGATATTCACAAAGGATCAATCATTCATGCAGCTACAGTTGTTATTCCAGCAGCATTAGCGATTGCAGAGTGGCGACAATTAAGTGGGAAAGAACTAATCACCGCTGTAGTCGTAGGGTACGAAGTCTGTTTTAGAATCGGAGAAGCAGTATCGCCTTCTCATTATTATTATTGGCATAATACCGCTACATGTGGGACATTCGGTGCCGCCGCTGCAACTGGAAAGCTACTTGGCCTGACAGAAGATCAAGCAGTTGATGCTTTAGGAAATGCAGGGTCACAAGCTGCTGGACTATGGGAGTTTATTGTTGATGGGGCCATGACAAAACAGCTCCACACAGCAAAAGCTTCAATGAACGGTACAATGGCTGCTTTACTGGCGCAAAAAAGTTTTACAGGGCCAAAGAAAATTCTGGAAGGCAATCGTGGTTTTTTTAATGCGATGAGTGAAGAACATGATGTTTCTAGAATAACCGAAAATCTTGGGCAAGAATTTAAAATTTTGGAAAACTCTTTTAAAGTTCATGCTTCTTGTCGCCATACACATCACGCGATCGATTTGCTGATTGATATTTTCAAAGAACATCAACCTGTGCTAGAAGAGATCGAATCGGTGGAAGTCAATTCTTATCAAGTTGCTCTTACTATCACGGATGACGCAGACCCTCAGACAGAATATGCAGCTAAATTCAGTCTCCAGTTTTGCTCAGCTTTAGCTTTATTAAAGGGGCGTGCGAGTCTGGAAGATTTCGGCGAAGAAGAGTTGTGGGATAAAGATATTCGAGCGTTGATGGAAAAAGTGAATGTTCACGTAGATCCTGCAATTGATGAGAGCTACCCAAGAAAATGGGGAGCGACAGTCACTGTTTTGTTGAAAAATGGAGAGAAAATTTATAAACAAACAGATTTTCCAAAAGGTGACCCTGAAAATGCAGTAACTACAAAAGAGTTGCTTGAAAAATTTATAGGAATGGCTACAATCATGCCGCTCCAACAGCGACAAGCTTTAGCAGAGAGTTTAATGAATTTGGAATCGATAGAAAATATTAGCGATCTTATGAAGACACTATAA
- the pcaC gene encoding 4-carboxymuconolactone decarboxylase: MNKEKFEKGLEIRKSVLGAEYVDQSIQNATEFNMPMQELVTEYCWGEVWARPGLTKKTRSMLNLAMITALNRPHELKLHVRGAINNGLTREDIQEVFLQTAIYCGVPAAIDSFRTAKEVFDEIDKEQ; encoded by the coding sequence ATGAACAAAGAGAAATTTGAAAAAGGACTGGAAATACGTAAAAGTGTGTTGGGAGCAGAATATGTGGATCAATCAATTCAAAATGCGACGGAGTTTAATATGCCCATGCAGGAATTAGTGACTGAGTATTGTTGGGGAGAAGTTTGGGCACGTCCGGGATTAACAAAGAAAACCCGGAGCATGCTAAATCTCGCTATGATTACAGCATTAAATCGACCGCACGAATTAAAATTGCATGTTAGAGGAGCTATCAATAACGGTTTGACGAGAGAAGATATACAAGAAGTTTTTCTTCAAACTGCTATTTACTGTGGAGTGCCAGCAGCAATTGATAGTTTTAGGACAGCAAAAGAAGTATTCGATGAAATCGATAAAGAACAGTAA
- a CDS encoding enoyl-CoA hydratase/isomerase family protein: MPNWETVELNKTYSDENVYVIELNRPEAMNSLNTKMAIELIECLTLLEHQKDLRALVLTAKGEKSFCVGADLKERKGMTNEQWKQQHDIFEEGYELLRNFKFPVIAAVNGFALGGGMEMMLSCDLRYASEHVKVGLPEVKLGIIPGVGGTQLLPRAIPVGLAKEMLFRGNQVDAQKALEVGILNGIFTKEELMSKTIEIAKEIARNAPLSLQSIKKSIQTGLHTDMNTALSIELDQYYKCANSDDRLEGVLAFNEKRKPNWQGK, translated from the coding sequence ATGCCCAACTGGGAAACTGTAGAATTAAACAAAACATATAGTGATGAGAACGTTTATGTAATCGAGCTCAATAGACCTGAAGCAATGAATTCATTGAATACGAAAATGGCTATTGAATTAATCGAATGCCTGACATTACTGGAGCATCAAAAAGATTTGCGTGCGTTAGTACTAACGGCTAAAGGAGAAAAAAGCTTTTGCGTAGGAGCGGATTTAAAAGAACGAAAAGGAATGACTAACGAACAATGGAAACAACAACACGATATTTTCGAAGAGGGCTATGAATTGTTGCGAAATTTTAAGTTTCCAGTAATTGCTGCAGTTAATGGATTTGCGTTAGGCGGAGGCATGGAGATGATGCTAAGCTGTGACCTTCGCTATGCTTCCGAACACGTTAAAGTCGGATTGCCTGAAGTTAAATTAGGAATTATTCCGGGTGTGGGAGGAACTCAATTATTGCCGCGCGCTATTCCAGTTGGACTAGCGAAAGAAATGCTTTTTAGAGGAAATCAAGTTGATGCGCAAAAAGCGTTAGAAGTTGGCATTTTGAATGGCATTTTTACGAAAGAAGAATTGATGTCAAAAACAATAGAAATTGCCAAAGAAATTGCGCGAAATGCACCGCTATCTCTACAATCGATCAAGAAATCTATTCAAACCGGATTGCATACAGATATGAATACAGCTCTTTCAATCGAACTCGACCAATACTATAAATGTGCTAATTCCGATGATCGATTGGAAGGTGTTTTAGCTTTTAATGAAAAGCGAAAACCAAATTGGCAAGGGAAATAA
- a CDS encoding TRAP transporter small permease, with product MKYLDRVESAFSIILFLFGIAISLYSVFMRYVLGSSQSWATEIYTMLLVWAIFIGFSSALKEDKHIAIDVLYDRFGPKMQQFSQIVTLLIGSAFSIFIFWTGLDMVTTAYSQDIKTIDVGFPIWINYLIMPIAGTLLFIRFCEKAYRYFIKKENVTGGGDAEWKQL from the coding sequence ATGAAATACCTGGATCGTGTTGAAAGCGCTTTCTCTATCATTTTATTTTTATTTGGAATTGCTATTAGTCTATACTCCGTGTTTATGCGTTACGTCTTGGGAAGTTCTCAGAGTTGGGCTACCGAAATTTATACGATGCTCTTAGTGTGGGCCATTTTTATAGGCTTTTCATCAGCGTTGAAAGAAGACAAGCATATTGCGATAGACGTACTTTACGATAGGTTTGGGCCTAAAATGCAGCAATTCTCTCAAATAGTCACGTTATTGATTGGGTCTGCTTTTAGCATCTTTATCTTTTGGACTGGTCTTGATATGGTAACGACGGCATACAGTCAAGATATTAAAACTATCGATGTTGGCTTTCCGATATGGATTAATTACTTAATCATGCCGATTGCAGGCACTTTGTTATTTATCCGTTTCTGCGAAAAAGCATATCGATACTTTATTAAGAAAGAAAATGTTACGGGCGGAGGAGATGCAGAATGGAAGCAGCTATAA
- a CDS encoding toxic anion resistance protein — MTHMPDQIEQQELVMKDENQLKVQLKKDPEVLQLAAKIDPKNQIALLEFGREPANEISAFTGKVLNSVQANSMEESSELLKQLGKIMDKFDKKDFVEKKGFMSKIFNKGNKVIEQLFNKYQTMGTEIDKVYVEITKYEGEMKKSTTTLEELYNQNFNYFIELEKYIAAGDVKVEELKAQEPAVRAKAESGDQMALMELNSLQNAIELLEQRVYDLEMAKQVSYQSAPQIRMLQRGNTKLIGKINSAFVTTIPIFKTGLINAIAAKRQNLVAESMSELDRRTNEMLLNNANDISRQSVDIARMSGQPSIKIETIEQTWETIMQGMNDTREIEQENRKMREEGRLRIEELQKKYEDTQRKAN; from the coding sequence ATGACCCATATGCCAGATCAAATTGAACAACAAGAATTGGTAATGAAAGATGAAAATCAATTAAAAGTCCAGTTGAAGAAAGATCCGGAAGTTCTTCAGTTGGCTGCGAAAATCGATCCCAAAAACCAAATCGCTTTACTGGAATTTGGTCGTGAACCAGCGAATGAAATTTCAGCTTTTACTGGAAAAGTATTGAATTCTGTTCAAGCAAATAGCATGGAAGAATCTAGTGAATTATTGAAGCAACTAGGTAAAATCATGGATAAATTCGATAAAAAAGATTTCGTTGAAAAGAAAGGCTTTATGAGTAAGATTTTCAACAAAGGCAATAAAGTGATTGAACAATTATTTAATAAGTATCAAACCATGGGAACAGAAATTGATAAAGTGTATGTTGAAATCACAAAGTACGAAGGTGAAATGAAAAAATCGACAACGACGTTAGAAGAACTATACAACCAAAACTTCAATTACTTTATTGAGTTAGAAAAATACATTGCAGCAGGCGATGTGAAAGTTGAAGAACTAAAAGCTCAAGAGCCTGCTGTTCGTGCAAAAGCAGAATCTGGAGATCAAATGGCGTTAATGGAACTCAACTCTCTACAAAATGCCATTGAATTATTAGAGCAGCGCGTATACGACTTGGAAATGGCCAAACAAGTGTCTTATCAGTCGGCGCCTCAAATTCGCATGCTTCAACGCGGGAACACAAAACTTATCGGAAAAATTAACTCCGCTTTTGTTACGACCATTCCGATCTTTAAGACGGGATTGATCAATGCCATCGCAGCTAAACGTCAAAATTTAGTAGCAGAGTCGATGAGTGAACTAGATCGTCGAACGAACGAAATGTTGCTCAACAACGCGAATGACATTTCACGTCAAAGTGTAGATATCGCCAGAATGTCTGGTCAGCCGAGCATCAAGATTGAAACCATTGAACAGACATGGGAGACTATTATGCAAGGGATGAACGACACGCGTGAAATTGAGCAAGAAAACCGCAAGATGCGCGAAGAAGGACGTCTCCGAATTGAAGAGTTGCAGAAGAAGTACGAAGATACTCAGCGTAAAGCTAATTAA
- a CDS encoding TerD family protein has translation MSAINLSKGQKIDLTKTNPGLTKVVVGLGWDTNKYSGGGDFDLDASIFLVGENGKSRGPEDFVFYNNLEGGNGSVVHTGDNLTGEGDGDDEQVIVDLPNVPADIHKVVFTVTIHEAESRGQNFGQVSNAFIRILNENSNEELIRYDLGEDFSIETALVVGELYRHGNEWKFNAIGSGYQGGLAALVNDFGLS, from the coding sequence ATGTCAGCAATTAATCTTTCAAAAGGACAGAAAATCGATTTAACAAAAACAAATCCGGGACTTACGAAAGTGGTCGTTGGTTTAGGTTGGGATACTAATAAATATAGCGGTGGCGGCGATTTCGACTTAGATGCTTCTATTTTCTTGGTAGGGGAAAACGGCAAATCACGCGGTCCAGAAGATTTTGTTTTCTACAACAACCTGGAAGGTGGAAACGGTTCTGTTGTTCACACTGGAGATAACTTGACTGGTGAAGGAGACGGAGATGATGAGCAAGTCATTGTTGACTTACCAAATGTTCCTGCTGACATTCACAAAGTTGTCTTTACAGTAACGATTCATGAAGCAGAAAGCCGTGGACAAAACTTTGGTCAAGTTTCTAACGCATTTATCCGCATCTTGAATGAAAATTCAAACGAAGAACTAATTCGTTACGATCTTGGTGAAGATTTCTCGATTGAAACAGCTTTAGTGGTTGGAGAATTATACCGCCACGGTAATGAATGGAAATTTAATGCAATTGGTAGTGGCTATCAAGGTGGTCTGGCAGCATTGGTAAATGATTTTGGATTAAGCTAA
- a CDS encoding TRAP transporter large permease, translated as MEAAIIVIVLLFVFAFLRVPIAISLAVSSIVGLYMVDFSLNTVIQKMFTGVNSTTLMAIPGFVFAGLIMAKGGISKYLIECIRSWVGHTKGGLSVVTVITCMIFAAISGSSPATAAAIGAIMIPMMVKAGYEKSYSMGLVAAAGTLGILIPPSIPLILYGSVSEQSTGRLFSAGILPGILLGFALIVYAVIVAHRKNYGGLPKVPLKDRWLPTLRATWGLVMPVLILGSIYTGIVTPTEASFLAALYAIIISIVVYREMTWSQFVEITKESINTTSMIFLIIAAALVFGMFLTTEQVPQDFAAWVSDSGFNKWTFLIIVSLLFFVLGMFLEPTAIILITLPILLPIISALEIDVIHFAIIMVVNMELGMITPPVGLNLFVVSGITGEKVEKVIKGVIPFFMIFIIVLILIIIFPQISLFLT; from the coding sequence ATGGAAGCAGCTATAATTGTAATTGTTTTACTTTTTGTCTTCGCTTTCTTACGAGTACCAATTGCTATAAGTTTAGCGGTTTCTAGTATTGTTGGACTTTACATGGTTGATTTCTCTTTGAATACCGTTATACAAAAAATGTTTACGGGAGTTAACAGTACAACATTAATGGCGATTCCTGGTTTCGTCTTTGCAGGATTAATCATGGCTAAAGGCGGTATATCAAAATACTTGATTGAATGCATCCGTTCTTGGGTGGGACACACGAAAGGCGGTTTGTCCGTAGTAACTGTTATCACGTGTATGATTTTTGCAGCTATTTCAGGTTCAAGTCCTGCAACTGCTGCTGCAATTGGCGCCATTATGATTCCGATGATGGTCAAAGCTGGATATGAAAAAAGTTATTCTATGGGATTGGTTGCTGCGGCTGGAACATTGGGTATTCTTATTCCTCCTTCAATTCCTTTAATTCTCTATGGGTCAGTTTCAGAACAATCTACTGGACGATTATTTTCAGCTGGAATTTTACCAGGAATTTTACTTGGTTTTGCTTTAATTGTCTATGCAGTAATTGTAGCGCACAGAAAAAATTATGGAGGCTTGCCAAAGGTTCCTTTAAAAGATCGATGGCTTCCTACACTCAGAGCTACTTGGGGACTTGTAATGCCCGTTCTTATTTTAGGAAGTATTTATACGGGTATTGTAACTCCTACTGAAGCTTCTTTTTTAGCTGCTTTATATGCAATCATTATTTCTATTGTTGTTTACAGAGAAATGACTTGGTCTCAATTTGTTGAAATTACGAAAGAATCGATTAATACAACGTCCATGATCTTCCTAATAATCGCTGCAGCTTTGGTTTTTGGGATGTTCTTAACAACTGAGCAAGTTCCACAAGACTTTGCGGCTTGGGTAAGTGATAGTGGATTTAATAAATGGACATTTTTAATTATCGTTAGTTTACTATTTTTTGTTCTTGGAATGTTCTTAGAGCCAACAGCTATTATCTTAATTACACTTCCAATTCTATTGCCTATCATTTCTGCATTGGAAATTGATGTTATCCATTTCGCAATCATTATGGTAGTCAACATGGAGTTGGGTATGATCACACCGCCAGTCGGACTTAACTTATTCGTTGTCAGTGGAATAACCGGTGAAAAAGTGGAAAAAGTTATAAAAGGTGTAATCCCTTTCTTCATGATCTTTATTATTGTTTTGATACTTATCATCATATTCCCTCAGATTTCTTTGTTCTTAACTTAA
- a CDS encoding hydroxymethylglutaryl-CoA lyase, which yields MKLPKKVKINEVVLRDGLQLEAKILTLDEKKKIFDQLVKAAVQTIEFGSFVHPKLVPQMANSGELVELISENPNDVKLIALIPNLKGAKNAREKGVKNLNFVFSASDTHNEQNVQKSTKDSLSELKEILSYCKEQDICLSVSIATTFGCPFEGEVKKERIYWILEQLTSLDLETITLADTTGMANPQQVYDLITELTNKFPHQLFNLHFHNTRGMGLANMMAAMQAGVTSFDASLGGLGGCPFAPGATGNICTEDVVHMLHSMGIETDLSLDELLIASKTLQQLVGHETPSYVLKAGPYDRKYSIPTKK from the coding sequence ATGAAGTTACCTAAAAAAGTAAAGATAAATGAAGTTGTACTGAGAGATGGTTTACAACTAGAAGCCAAAATACTGACTTTAGATGAGAAAAAGAAGATATTCGATCAATTAGTAAAAGCTGCTGTTCAAACGATAGAGTTTGGTTCATTCGTGCATCCTAAATTAGTACCACAAATGGCAAACAGTGGAGAACTAGTTGAATTAATATCGGAAAATCCGAATGATGTAAAGCTAATCGCGTTAATTCCCAATTTGAAAGGAGCAAAAAATGCGCGAGAAAAAGGCGTAAAAAACTTAAATTTCGTCTTCTCGGCTAGTGATACACATAACGAGCAAAATGTTCAAAAAAGCACAAAAGACTCGCTGAGTGAGCTTAAAGAAATTCTGAGTTATTGCAAAGAACAAGACATTTGCTTGAGTGTATCGATTGCAACGACTTTCGGATGTCCTTTCGAAGGGGAAGTAAAAAAAGAACGAATTTACTGGATCCTTGAGCAATTGACGTCTTTAGATCTAGAAACAATTACACTGGCAGATACAACGGGTATGGCAAATCCACAACAAGTTTATGACTTGATAACAGAACTAACAAACAAATTTCCACATCAATTATTCAATCTTCATTTCCACAACACAAGAGGAATGGGACTTGCTAATATGATGGCGGCAATGCAAGCTGGCGTGACAAGTTTTGATGCATCCTTAGGGGGGCTTGGAGGTTGTCCATTTGCTCCTGGAGCAACTGGCAATATCTGCACAGAAGATGTTGTTCATATGCTTCATAGTATGGGAATTGAGACAGATCTGTCATTAGACGAATTGTTAATCGCTTCTAAAACGCTTCAACAACTTGTCGGTCATGAAACGCCGAGTTATGTTTTAAAAGCAGGTCCATATGACAGGAAATATTCGATACCTACAAAAAAATAG
- a CDS encoding DctP family TRAP transporter solute-binding subunit, translating to MKKHILTLSLLMSAVVLAACGDDEATTSGESNGDDVQEMTIKFSHVVAENTPKHQGALAMKEYIEKESDGAIEVEIYPNSSLFGDQDEYQNLVSNNVQFIAPDLSKFVGNNPQFNVPSLPFMFDNDEEAIKFWDGEKGQEILGSLEGDGVVGLSMWPNGGKHVTNNERPIDSPDDFEGLKFRTQGGQVLEAIYAALGAGSESIPFGELYTALDQGVVEGQENTFSNIESKKFDEVQKYMTVMNHTRVDYAIFTNTKFWESMNDATKEIVEAGIDEGTEVAREEAKSLNEKALELIRERGQVEIIELTPEQIEEFRTTLEPIYDEFEDEIGADVYEAAREAAK from the coding sequence ATGAAAAAACACATTTTAACCTTATCTTTATTAATGTCTGCGGTGGTATTAGCTGCTTGTGGTGATGACGAAGCAACTACTAGTGGAGAAAGTAATGGTGATGACGTTCAAGAAATGACGATTAAATTTTCTCACGTTGTAGCGGAAAATACACCTAAACATCAAGGCGCACTAGCTATGAAGGAATATATAGAAAAAGAATCAGACGGTGCAATTGAAGTTGAAATTTATCCTAATAGCTCACTGTTTGGTGATCAAGACGAATACCAGAACTTAGTTTCGAATAATGTTCAATTTATCGCACCTGATTTATCCAAATTTGTTGGAAATAATCCGCAATTTAATGTGCCGTCTCTTCCTTTTATGTTTGACAATGATGAAGAAGCAATTAAATTCTGGGATGGTGAAAAAGGCCAAGAGATTTTGGGTAGTTTAGAAGGCGATGGTGTAGTTGGTTTATCTATGTGGCCAAATGGTGGTAAGCACGTTACTAATAATGAACGACCAATTGATTCGCCCGACGACTTTGAAGGCTTGAAATTCCGAACTCAAGGTGGTCAAGTGCTAGAAGCTATTTATGCTGCTTTAGGTGCGGGTTCTGAATCTATTCCTTTTGGAGAACTTTACACAGCACTTGACCAAGGAGTTGTAGAAGGTCAAGAAAATACGTTCAGTAACATTGAGTCGAAGAAGTTTGATGAAGTTCAAAAATATATGACTGTTATGAACCACACACGTGTAGATTATGCGATTTTCACAAATACTAAGTTTTGGGAAAGTATGAACGACGCAACAAAAGAAATTGTAGAAGCCGGAATTGACGAAGGAACAGAAGTAGCGCGTGAAGAAGCTAAAAGTTTAAATGAAAAAGCTTTGGAGTTAATTCGCGAAAGAGGACAAGTCGAAATTATTGAATTGACGCCTGAACAAATCGAAGAGTTCCGTACAACTTTAGAGCCTATTTACGATGAATTCGAAGATGAAATTGGTGCCGATGTATATGAAGCGGCACGTGAAGCTGCTAAATAA
- a CDS encoding AEC family transporter: MEIFNIFLNIIVPILILIGIGAFLHFKFQLDLNTLAKINIYYLVPGLIFIRLYETDLAWDLFFKVLAFFIFLSIFLYFVSNIISRLFSFSKGLRIAFSHSTLFYNSGNYGISVNDLAFRQDPVAMGVQVLVLTFQNLLVYSYGIISLDKLNKTKIKNTVPYFKMPILYAMFFGLLLNAFNLELPQFIYIPGSYIADALIAVALLTLGAQVVQLNFTKNMFTVYLSVAVRLIISPLTAFIIIPFLHVDVITAQALFIASAVPSSVNSAIIAQEYENEAAFAAQAVFVSTIFSALSITIVIFLSRILFT; this comes from the coding sequence ATGGAGATTTTCAATATTTTCCTTAACATCATCGTTCCTATCCTCATCTTAATTGGAATTGGGGCATTTCTACATTTCAAATTCCAACTTGATTTAAACACATTGGCAAAGATCAATATTTATTATTTAGTCCCTGGACTAATTTTTATTCGTCTTTACGAAACTGATTTGGCTTGGGATTTATTTTTTAAAGTATTAGCTTTTTTTATTTTTTTGTCTATATTTTTGTATTTTGTATCCAATATAATCAGCAGACTTTTTAGTTTTAGCAAAGGACTTCGTATCGCATTTTCACACAGCACTTTGTTTTACAACTCGGGCAATTATGGCATCTCTGTAAATGATTTAGCTTTTCGACAAGACCCCGTTGCAATGGGCGTTCAAGTACTGGTTCTTACTTTCCAAAATTTGTTGGTATACTCGTATGGCATCATTAGTTTAGATAAGTTAAATAAAACTAAAATCAAAAACACAGTTCCTTATTTTAAAATGCCGATACTTTATGCGATGTTTTTTGGCTTGCTATTAAATGCATTCAACTTAGAACTACCGCAGTTTATCTATATACCAGGCTCCTACATCGCAGATGCATTGATTGCAGTAGCATTACTTACACTAGGAGCACAAGTGGTTCAACTAAACTTCACTAAAAACATGTTTACTGTGTACCTTAGTGTCGCTGTTAGACTGATCATCAGTCCACTTACTGCTTTTATCATCATTCCATTTCTACATGTAGATGTTATTACAGCTCAAGCATTATTTATTGCTTCTGCCGTCCCAAGTTCTGTTAATAGCGCTATTATTGCACAGGAATATGAAAACGAAGCCGCATTTGCTGCTCAAGCTGTTTTTGTTTCAACTATTTTCAGTGCTTTGTCTATAACAATTGTGATTTTCTTGTCTCGAATTCTCTTTACTTGA